The Streptomyces achromogenes genome window below encodes:
- a CDS encoding Pro-rich N-terminal domain-containing protein encodes MQHAVGSPLPPPHQPGHGPAAGWPPAAHHPGPHQPGSAPAPQPGHAGVPSGPVPPAPQPPVPPVPHPPAPQHAPAPQHAPAPPGPDVTGHVPLPPGGPVPMPSAPPAPIVPDPAATTLAVLLIGPAGAGKTSVAKFWADHRRAPTAHVSLDDVREWVRSGFADPQSGWNDHSEAQYRLARRTCGFAARNFLANGISCILDDAIFPDRPAVGLGGWKRHVGPGLLPVVLLPGLEVVLERNAERSGNRRLSDEEVARIHGRMAGWYGSGLPIIDNSQLDVPTTARVLDDVLARAIASPPQW; translated from the coding sequence ATGCAGCACGCAGTGGGTTCTCCGCTGCCGCCGCCCCACCAGCCGGGGCACGGTCCGGCCGCCGGCTGGCCGCCGGCCGCACATCACCCGGGCCCGCACCAGCCGGGCAGCGCCCCCGCACCGCAGCCGGGTCACGCCGGGGTCCCCTCGGGCCCGGTCCCGCCGGCTCCCCAGCCGCCGGTGCCGCCCGTGCCGCACCCGCCGGCCCCGCAGCACGCCCCGGCCCCGCAGCACGCCCCCGCCCCGCCGGGACCCGACGTCACCGGGCATGTGCCGCTGCCCCCGGGCGGCCCGGTCCCCATGCCCAGCGCGCCGCCCGCCCCGATCGTCCCCGACCCGGCGGCGACCACCCTCGCGGTGCTGCTGATCGGCCCGGCCGGCGCCGGCAAGACCAGCGTCGCGAAGTTCTGGGCCGATCACCGCCGGGCGCCGACCGCGCACGTCAGCCTCGACGACGTGCGTGAATGGGTGCGCTCGGGCTTCGCCGACCCGCAGTCCGGGTGGAACGACCACTCCGAGGCCCAGTACCGCCTTGCCCGCCGCACCTGCGGCTTCGCCGCGCGCAACTTCCTGGCCAACGGCATCTCGTGCATCCTGGACGACGCGATCTTCCCCGACCGCCCGGCCGTCGGCCTCGGAGGGTGGAAACGGCATGTGGGCCCCGGCCTGCTGCCCGTCGTCCTGCTGCCCGGACTGGAGGTCGTCCTGGAGCGCAACGCCGAGCGCTCCGGCAACCGCCGCCTCTCCGACGAGGAGGTGGCCCGGATCCACGGCCGCATGGCCGGCTGGTACGGCTCCGGCCTCCCGATCATCGACAACTCCCAGCTGGACGTCCCCACCACGGCGAGGGTCCTGGACGACGTCCTGGCGCGGGCGATCGCCAGCCCCCCGCAGTGGTAG
- the aroB gene encoding 3-dehydroquinate synthase — protein MSSESVTRIQVGGSAGTDPYEVLIGRALLGELAGLIGDRVKRVAVIHPEALAETGDALRADLAGQGYEAVAIQVPNAEEAKTAEVAAYCWKALGQSGFTRSDVVVGVGGGSTTDLAGFVAATWLRGVRWIAVPTTVLAMVDAAVGGKTGINTAEGKNLVGSFHPPAGVLCDLAALDSLPVNDYVSGLAEIIKAGFIADPVILELIESDPEAARTPAGPHTAELIERSIRVKADVVSSDLKESGLREILNYGHTLAHAIEKNERYKWRHGAAVSVGMHFAAELGRLAGRLDDATADRHRTVLESVGLPLHYRHDQWPKLLETMKVDKKSRGDLLRFIVLDGLARPTVLEGPDPAVLLAAYGEVGE, from the coding sequence ATGAGCAGCGAGTCAGTGACCCGGATCCAGGTCGGCGGCAGCGCGGGCACCGATCCGTACGAGGTCCTGATCGGCCGCGCCCTGCTGGGTGAGCTCGCCGGGCTGATCGGCGACCGGGTCAAGAGGGTCGCGGTGATCCACCCCGAGGCGCTGGCCGAGACAGGCGACGCGCTCCGCGCCGATCTCGCCGGGCAGGGGTACGAGGCCGTCGCCATCCAGGTGCCGAACGCGGAGGAGGCCAAGACCGCCGAGGTCGCCGCCTACTGCTGGAAGGCGCTCGGCCAGTCCGGCTTCACCCGCTCGGACGTCGTGGTGGGCGTCGGCGGCGGTTCGACCACCGACCTCGCCGGGTTCGTCGCAGCGACCTGGCTGCGCGGGGTGCGCTGGATCGCCGTCCCGACGACCGTGCTCGCCATGGTCGACGCGGCCGTCGGCGGCAAGACCGGCATCAACACCGCCGAGGGCAAGAACCTCGTCGGCTCCTTCCACCCGCCGGCCGGGGTGCTGTGCGACCTGGCGGCGCTGGACTCCCTCCCGGTCAACGACTACGTCTCCGGGCTCGCCGAGATCATCAAGGCCGGATTCATCGCCGACCCGGTGATCCTCGAGCTGATCGAGTCCGACCCCGAGGCGGCGCGCACTCCGGCGGGCCCGCACACCGCGGAGCTCATCGAACGCTCCATCAGGGTCAAGGCGGACGTGGTGTCTTCGGACCTGAAGGAGTCGGGCCTGCGGGAGATCCTGAACTACGGCCACACCCTCGCGCACGCCATCGAGAAGAACGAGCGCTACAAGTGGCGGCACGGCGCGGCGGTCTCCGTCGGCATGCACTTCGCCGCGGAACTGGGCCGCCTCGCCGGCCGGCTGGACGACGCGACGGCCGACCGCCACCGCACCGTGCTGGAGTCGGTGGGTCTGCCGCTGCACTACCGCCACGACCAGTGGCCCAAGCTGCTGGAGACCATGAAGGTCGACAAGAAGTCCCGCGGCGACCTGCTGCGGTTCATCGTCCTGGACGGACTGGCCAGGCCCACCGTCCTCGAGGGTCCCGACCCGGCCGTCCTGCTCGCCGCGTACGGCGAGGTGGGCGAGTAG
- a CDS encoding shikimate kinase — MSGPLVVLVGPMGVGKSTVGQLLAERLDVGYRDTDDDIVAEQDRSIAEIFVDDGEEAFRAIEKRAVRRALGEHDGVLALGGGAILDADTRGLLAGRRVVYLAMDVEEAVRRTGLGVARPLLAVNPRKQWRELMDARRPLYESVATVVVATDGRTPEEVGQIALDALELKEA; from the coding sequence ATGAGCGGGCCGCTGGTCGTCCTGGTCGGTCCCATGGGCGTCGGCAAGTCCACCGTCGGGCAGCTGCTCGCCGAACGGCTCGATGTCGGCTACCGGGACACCGACGACGACATCGTCGCCGAGCAGGACCGCAGCATCGCGGAGATCTTCGTCGACGACGGCGAGGAGGCGTTCCGCGCGATCGAGAAGCGGGCCGTGCGGCGCGCGCTCGGCGAGCACGACGGCGTCCTGGCGCTCGGCGGCGGCGCGATCCTGGACGCCGACACCCGCGGCCTGCTGGCCGGGCGGCGCGTGGTCTACCTGGCCATGGACGTCGAGGAAGCGGTCAGGCGCACCGGTCTGGGCGTGGCCCGCCCGCTGCTCGCCGTCAACCCGCGCAAGCAGTGGCGCGAGCTGATGGACGCCCGCCGTCCCCTCTACGAGAGCGTGGCCACGGTGGTGGTCGCGACGGACGGCCGTACGCCCGAAGAGGTCGGACAGATCGCCCTGGACGCTTTGGAGTTGAAGGAAGCATGA
- the aroC gene encoding chorismate synthase, with protein sequence MSRLRWLTAGESHGPALVATLEGLPAGVPITTEMVADHLARRRLGYGRGARMKFERDEVTFLGGVRHGLTMGSPVAVMVGNTEWPKWEQVMAADPVDPEVLAGLARNAPLTRPRPGHADLAGMQKYGFDEARPILERASARETAARVALGAVARSYLKETAGIEIVSHVVELAAAKAPYGVYPTPADVEKLDADPVRCLDADASKAMVAEIDQAHKDGDTLGGVVEVLAYDVPVGLGSHVHWDRRLDARLAAALMGIQAIKGVEVGDGFDLARVPGSKAHDEILATGEGIRRASGRSGGTEGGLTTGELLRVRAAMKPIATVPRALQTVDVATGEATQAHHQRSDVCAVPAAGIVAEAMVALVLADAVAEKFGGDSVPETRRNVRSYLDNLHIR encoded by the coding sequence TTGAGCAGGCTGCGTTGGCTGACCGCGGGGGAGTCCCACGGTCCCGCACTTGTCGCGACGCTGGAGGGCCTTCCCGCCGGCGTGCCGATCACCACGGAGATGGTCGCCGACCACCTCGCGCGGCGGCGGCTCGGCTATGGGCGCGGTGCGCGGATGAAGTTCGAGCGCGACGAGGTCACCTTCCTCGGCGGTGTCCGGCACGGCCTGACCATGGGCTCCCCGGTGGCCGTCATGGTGGGCAACACGGAGTGGCCGAAGTGGGAGCAGGTGATGGCCGCCGACCCGGTCGACCCGGAGGTGCTGGCCGGCCTCGCCCGCAACGCCCCGCTCACCCGGCCGCGCCCCGGCCACGCCGACCTCGCCGGGATGCAGAAGTACGGCTTCGACGAGGCCCGGCCGATCCTGGAGCGCGCCTCCGCGCGGGAGACGGCCGCCCGGGTCGCGCTCGGCGCGGTGGCCCGGTCGTACCTCAAGGAGACGGCCGGAATCGAGATCGTCAGCCACGTCGTCGAGCTGGCCGCCGCGAAGGCGCCCTACGGCGTGTACCCGACCCCCGCCGACGTCGAGAAGCTGGACGCGGACCCGGTGCGCTGCCTCGACGCGGACGCCTCGAAGGCGATGGTCGCGGAGATCGACCAGGCCCACAAGGACGGCGACACCCTCGGCGGCGTCGTCGAGGTGCTGGCGTACGACGTCCCGGTCGGCCTCGGTTCGCACGTGCACTGGGACCGCCGGCTGGACGCCCGCCTGGCCGCCGCGCTGATGGGCATTCAGGCGATCAAGGGCGTCGAGGTCGGTGACGGCTTCGACCTCGCGCGCGTGCCCGGCTCGAAGGCGCACGACGAGATCCTCGCCACCGGCGAGGGGATCAGGCGCGCCTCCGGCCGTTCCGGCGGCACCGAGGGCGGCCTGACCACCGGCGAGCTGCTGCGCGTGCGCGCGGCGATGAAGCCGATCGCGACCGTGCCGCGGGCCCTGCAGACGGTGGACGTCGCCACGGGCGAGGCGACGCAGGCGCACCACCAGCGCTCCGACGTGTGCGCGGTCCCGGCCGCCGGGATCGTCGCCGAGGCGATGGTCGCGCTGGTGCTGGCGGACGCGGTGGCGGAGAAGTTCGGCGGCGACAGCGTCCCCGAGACCCGCCGCAACGTGCGGTCGTACCTCGACAACCTGCACATCCGATGA